One stretch of Oscillatoria acuminata PCC 6304 DNA includes these proteins:
- a CDS encoding ParM/StbA family protein: protein MQPYALDLGNGYTKFSRGSTPQMMPSYICEALDPSELCDDIGQGAIIKYTGGERTDLAGRIWAVGEAAKTSFPGAFSRVVDSENSTGKVDFALHFALAGLPPMSPGQYFQIPVMYASLPDPALLGSAFKRAIIGTHRYTHNGVEASATIDDVTVLHEGQGAFVYALSQGVFPSGTANAIIDCGNGTTIAQAFSPNGHLIPKSRTVSQVGVFHLLKSIASDIRLKKTLGKEGDIHLIQQAIEDGSLSYGSRNIDISNIYREQRNRWASQALKKALEKFSTMKDEIDTILLIGGGANIVKILAEKKDSIELCPEPQLANVLGLAKLADKRIRTLRSVA, encoded by the coding sequence ATGCAACCTTACGCCCTTGATTTAGGTAATGGTTACACGAAATTTTCACGCGGCTCAACCCCTCAGATGATGCCCTCCTACATCTGTGAAGCCCTAGATCCATCAGAGTTATGTGACGACATTGGTCAAGGAGCAATTATCAAATACACGGGAGGCGAGCGCACTGACCTAGCCGGACGAATTTGGGCAGTAGGGGAAGCGGCTAAAACCTCATTCCCTGGCGCTTTCAGTCGGGTCGTTGATAGCGAGAATTCAACCGGGAAAGTTGATTTTGCACTTCATTTCGCACTCGCTGGACTCCCGCCAATGAGTCCCGGCCAATACTTCCAAATTCCGGTGATGTACGCCTCCCTCCCTGACCCAGCACTACTGGGAAGCGCCTTCAAACGAGCCATCATCGGCACTCACCGATACACCCATAACGGAGTTGAGGCAAGCGCCACAATCGACGATGTGACCGTACTACATGAAGGTCAGGGAGCTTTCGTTTATGCCTTATCCCAGGGGGTTTTTCCCAGTGGAACAGCTAACGCGATTATCGACTGTGGGAATGGCACGACAATCGCTCAAGCCTTCAGTCCCAACGGTCATTTAATCCCTAAGAGTCGCACGGTTTCTCAGGTTGGGGTGTTTCATTTGCTCAAGTCGATCGCCTCGGACATCCGGCTCAAAAAAACCCTTGGGAAAGAAGGGGATATTCACCTGATTCAGCAGGCGATCGAGGATGGCTCCCTCAGCTACGGCTCCCGGAATATTGACATCAGCAACATCTACCGTGAACAACGCAACCGCTGGGCATCACAAGCCCTCAAGAAAGCCCTCGAAAAGTTTAGCACGATGAAGGATGAAATCGACACCATTTTATTGATTGGCGGTGGCGCAAACATCGTCAAAATCTTAGCCGAAAAGAAAGACTCAATTGAGTTATGCCCGGAGCCTCAGTTAGCCAATGTCCTAGGGTTAGCAAAGCTGGCAGACAAGCGAATCCGTACCCTTCGGAGTGTGGCGTAA
- a CDS encoding DUF4114 domain-containing protein — protein MQILNNESLFPNSQGDPLISGLVDNPVDPFNNPIKPLESPPTGSELFPINSQYEVEDTSLTDVVSVNSIESSILPSSDNNSPIDPLTGELVASLPNTDFTSGTFVVGNTGQVNIEFLYDGGAYKSEIGIFSLTGMEEFVPGSAEFIKEAAKRASSHSEQGYIVISDATEAAKFTGDLGEVNNFNWGEHEGNKTFLMQPGDKFGIILVPNGTIEEVQENPELTGNKRPLFSLATANPEDAFHVGQIADVTAQGNLFVMEDLRVDVGSDFDYNDLIFSLFGATGTATVLDELINPNLDWRTTPTGQEIITYVQEQSALLQSTPESASEEVSETIDALEPSGDGIAVDDSTVESTLDLDSTDNGVESTSIPEETESLTPLSDETTVEPTESTSILEETESSILLPDDTDNGIESTSVSIENSPSIGDDSDTSNLTESTSIYYFSSQNIEPVSFCALSNFSKRRSGKLSR, from the coding sequence ATGCAAATTTTAAACAATGAATCGTTATTCCCTAATTCTCAGGGAGACCCCTTAATATCCGGGTTAGTTGACAATCCCGTAGACCCATTTAACAACCCAATAAAGCCATTAGAATCTCCGCCAACTGGTAGCGAGTTATTCCCAATAAACTCTCAATATGAAGTTGAGGACACCTCGCTGACCGACGTAGTATCAGTTAATAGTATTGAGTCGAGCATACTCCCCAGTTCAGATAACAACTCTCCAATAGACCCCCTCACCGGCGAACTCGTTGCGTCCCTCCCAAATACCGACTTCACATCTGGAACATTTGTCGTAGGCAATACTGGACAAGTCAACATCGAATTCCTCTACGATGGTGGTGCTTACAAAAGTGAAATTGGCATCTTCAGTTTAACCGGGATGGAAGAATTTGTCCCGGGAAGTGCAGAATTTATTAAAGAAGCTGCCAAAAGAGCATCAAGTCATTCTGAACAAGGTTACATCGTCATCTCTGACGCCACCGAAGCTGCCAAATTTACCGGAGACTTAGGGGAAGTCAACAATTTTAATTGGGGAGAACACGAAGGAAACAAAACCTTCTTGATGCAGCCTGGTGATAAATTTGGCATCATCCTTGTTCCCAATGGGACAATCGAAGAAGTTCAAGAAAATCCCGAATTAACTGGGAACAAACGACCTTTATTTTCCCTCGCCACCGCCAACCCAGAAGATGCCTTTCATGTGGGACAAATTGCCGACGTTACAGCTCAAGGCAATTTGTTTGTCATGGAAGACTTGCGAGTCGATGTGGGAAGCGATTTCGATTACAATGACCTCATCTTCTCCCTATTTGGAGCTACCGGAACCGCCACAGTCCTTGATGAATTAATCAATCCTAATTTAGACTGGCGCACGACTCCCACCGGACAAGAAATCATCACCTACGTCCAAGAACAATCCGCTTTACTTCAATCGACCCCAGAAAGCGCTTCAGAGGAAGTTTCAGAAACAATTGATGCGTTAGAACCCAGTGGTGATGGAATAGCGGTGGACGATTCAACCGTAGAGTCAACCCTTGACCTTGATAGCACCGACAACGGGGTAGAATCCACCTCAATTCCTGAAGAAACTGAATCGCTCACTCCCTTATCTGATGAAACAACAGTTGAGCCGACTGAATCCACTTCAATTCTTGAAGAAACTGAATCGTCCATTCTCTTACCGGACGACACCGACAACGGAATAGAATCTACCTCAGTTTCAATCGAAAACTCACCGTCAATCGGTGACGACTCCGATACATCCAATTTAACAGAATCCACTTCGATTTATTATTTCTCAAGCCAAAATATTGAGCCAGTTTCGTTCTGTGCTCTAAGTAATTTTTCAAAGAGGCGAAGCGGAAAACTAAGTAGGTAG
- a CDS encoding DNA primase family protein, whose protein sequence is MTNSILSESTASTSGCEGSRDRQLVDLSQYADRLTPTSKGKYECPVCGGKNLSYSRTEPTKFKCFSGDCDSLEILKAIAPERFEKGQAHKTLKRSPAKKAKPAPIPESGELARLQCKPTPPQKHQDSKGKHTTYTYSDTQWVIRLDPAKGDRKRFTPHHINKGGQTIAKKGDKPWPLYKEEEAIANGSGKWILWVEGEQCTEALRWLQLVAIAFMGGANRTEKESAILRLQKAGIAGIARIRDNDKTGFKKSEEVANICHQVGMPTVELADYLPILEGKDIADLIKANLNNPEEIIEQLERAFGRAMDKTREAVENLPDDCPDKPEKKSASHYANDLFDEWRDRLAWDIQAGEWKWYGVEKPGLWSRCDVIEVEAVIRSCLDKEGKGYGAGLVASIERLMRSQFRVKQFDANPKLIPFIDGVFNLDSNSFSEHAPGYRLTWQLPRRYHSPDSGDFGSIAQWLDFVTYGDRNRQRMIECFIAAGIRGMSHLHKFLFLIGKGGTGKSTLVRLIEAIAGEENCWNGTIASLSDKHEIIDLKGKRFAIHDDQDSIRSCGLSEFKKSTGGMKLRGRHLHQNPVEFAPSALHVVTANYPIFHGSESQGAWLSRRIMTMAFDREGGPEVRSLESKFKAELPAFTRYLLSISSEEIEATLRGGGNDIAMSPAFWESKLRDSLPAWVNEHLVFDPTARTQIGSNCDEWKNDTYKPETSTLFGAYNHYCRGAGVKSALNLTNFTPTLKELFESLGWKVEAKRDSKARYLQGVRLRREDDSSPTILEILQGRSGSDDPSDGLVTTPVTTPEPLLCKDSDDYDGLISTIEELEKEEIDFSSQPPEKTENTLYEDDKPVTPVTTAPGQGFEPVTQPTPEPVTEPVTGNKGEDNLSAPETPSYRVGDLVEITDPSLEIAGEILPLGAKDESGRYLLVYVKKGKGVRGGSTCSISVAPHQFKSAPQANAEPLTETKSTLIGEIKMLIRNLSRNDVSEQEITDEAIATYGSADTSKFTEFQLHHFHSFLLGKWEAIPFDERL, encoded by the coding sequence ATGACTAATTCAATCCTATCAGAATCTACTGCATCCACGTCGGGTTGCGAGGGTTCAAGAGATCGTCAGTTGGTAGATCTCAGCCAGTACGCAGATCGCCTCACGCCTACCTCCAAAGGAAAATATGAATGCCCGGTGTGCGGAGGGAAAAACTTAAGTTACAGCCGCACCGAACCTACCAAATTCAAATGTTTTTCAGGGGATTGCGACTCCCTAGAGATCCTCAAAGCCATCGCGCCAGAACGCTTTGAGAAGGGTCAAGCCCACAAAACCCTGAAGCGCTCGCCTGCTAAAAAAGCGAAACCCGCGCCTATCCCCGAATCAGGAGAGTTAGCCCGACTCCAGTGCAAGCCAACTCCACCTCAGAAACACCAGGACAGCAAAGGGAAACACACCACCTACACCTACTCCGACACTCAGTGGGTGATCCGACTCGACCCAGCGAAAGGCGACAGAAAGCGCTTCACCCCTCATCACATCAACAAAGGGGGCCAAACTATCGCGAAAAAGGGTGACAAACCGTGGCCGCTATATAAAGAGGAAGAGGCGATCGCCAATGGATCAGGGAAATGGATTCTCTGGGTTGAGGGCGAACAGTGTACAGAAGCCCTTCGGTGGCTCCAATTGGTGGCTATAGCTTTTATGGGAGGGGCCAATCGCACAGAGAAGGAATCCGCTATTCTAAGGCTTCAAAAGGCAGGAATAGCTGGGATTGCCCGCATCCGAGACAACGACAAAACCGGCTTCAAGAAAAGTGAGGAAGTGGCGAATATCTGTCACCAAGTAGGAATGCCGACGGTTGAACTGGCTGATTATCTGCCTATCCTAGAGGGGAAGGACATAGCAGATCTAATTAAAGCCAACTTGAACAACCCAGAAGAAATAATCGAACAGCTTGAAAGGGCATTCGGTCGGGCAATGGACAAAACCCGAGAGGCGGTTGAGAACCTGCCCGATGATTGTCCAGACAAGCCAGAGAAGAAAAGCGCCAGCCACTATGCCAACGACCTATTTGACGAATGGCGCGATCGCCTAGCTTGGGATATCCAGGCGGGCGAATGGAAATGGTACGGGGTCGAAAAACCTGGACTGTGGTCCCGGTGTGACGTGATCGAAGTCGAGGCGGTTATTCGGTCTTGCCTGGATAAAGAAGGGAAAGGGTATGGAGCCGGACTGGTAGCCTCTATTGAGCGCCTTATGAGATCTCAATTCAGGGTAAAGCAGTTTGACGCCAATCCCAAACTAATCCCGTTTATTGATGGGGTGTTCAACCTCGACAGCAACTCATTTAGCGAACACGCTCCCGGCTACCGTTTGACCTGGCAACTACCCCGGCGCTACCACTCCCCAGACTCGGGAGACTTTGGCTCGATTGCCCAATGGCTTGACTTTGTTACTTATGGCGATCGCAACCGCCAGCGGATGATTGAGTGTTTCATTGCCGCAGGCATCCGAGGCATGAGTCATCTACATAAATTCCTGTTTTTAATCGGCAAAGGTGGCACGGGGAAAAGCACCTTAGTCCGGTTGATTGAGGCGATCGCCGGTGAGGAGAATTGCTGGAATGGCACGATCGCCAGTCTCTCTGATAAGCATGAAATTATTGACCTAAAGGGTAAGCGCTTCGCCATCCATGATGATCAGGACTCAATCCGCTCCTGTGGTTTGTCTGAATTCAAAAAAAGCACCGGGGGGATGAAGCTCCGAGGCCGTCACCTCCACCAAAACCCGGTAGAGTTCGCGCCCTCTGCCTTGCACGTCGTCACCGCCAACTATCCAATCTTTCACGGGTCGGAATCTCAGGGCGCTTGGTTGAGTCGCCGGATTATGACGATGGCGTTTGACCGGGAGGGTGGTCCCGAGGTGCGATCGCTTGAATCCAAATTCAAGGCTGAGTTACCTGCTTTCACCCGTTACCTGCTGTCAATTTCTTCCGAGGAAATTGAAGCGACGTTGCGCGGTGGGGGAAATGATATAGCGATGTCCCCTGCCTTCTGGGAATCAAAACTAAGAGATTCTCTCCCAGCCTGGGTCAATGAGCACTTAGTCTTCGACCCCACTGCCCGCACCCAAATTGGCAGCAATTGCGATGAGTGGAAAAACGACACCTACAAGCCGGAAACATCAACCCTCTTCGGAGCTTACAACCACTACTGCCGAGGTGCAGGGGTTAAGTCGGCCCTTAACCTCACCAACTTTACCCCAACCCTGAAAGAGCTTTTTGAGTCCCTGGGATGGAAGGTGGAGGCGAAGCGGGATTCTAAAGCCCGTTACCTCCAAGGGGTAAGGTTGCGGCGAGAGGATGATTCATCCCCAACAATCTTGGAAATTCTTCAAGGGCGATCGGGCAGTGACGACCCCAGTGACGGGTTAGTGACGACCCCAGTGACGACTCCAGAACCCTTGCTGTGCAAGGATAGTGACGACTATGACGGGTTAATCTCAACTATAGAAGAGTTAGAAAAAGAGGAAATTGATTTTTCATCTCAACCCCCAGAAAAAACAGAAAACACATTATATGAGGACGATAAACCCGTCACCCCCGTCACAACTGCCCCAGGGCAAGGGTTTGAACCCGTCACCCAACCCACCCCAGAACCCGTCACGGAACCCGTCACTGGCAATAAAGGGGAAGATAACCTGAGTGCCCCGGAAACCCCAAGTTACCGAGTTGGTGACCTGGTGGAGATAACGGATCCATCGCTGGAAATAGCAGGGGAAATTTTACCCCTAGGGGCCAAAGATGAAAGCGGACGTTATCTGCTTGTGTATGTCAAGAAAGGTAAGGGGGTTCGGGGTGGGAGCACTTGCTCAATTTCAGTGGCTCCCCACCAATTCAAGAGCGCACCCCAGGCGAATGCGGAACCACTAACAGAGACTAAATCCACATTGATCGGCGAAATCAAAATGCTGATCCGCAATCTGAGCCGAAACGATGTCTCGGAGCAGGAAATCACGGATGAGGCGATCGCCACCTACGGCAGTGCAGACACCTCCAAGTTCACCGAATTTCAGCTTCACCACTTCCACTCCTTCCTTTTAGGTAAGTGGGAGGCGATTCCCTTTGACGAGCGGCTTTAA
- a CDS encoding ParA family protein — protein MLKVAVFNFKGGTAKSTTTLNLGACLANKKRSLLLVDLDGQRTLSFGLGLDGQKPTALDWLQGQSVKPRETSINNLSLIPGDLGLFQLSAESDLFGPALAKVNQFDVCLMDCAPGLTVTSVQAILSCDRILVPVVSEPAALKGLSEAVELIRDERPDLPIDVVRCRYRKRLTLTVESDLLLFEAAPELDFRLLNTCIPDNISVAESIAHQKPVTSYASGSVGAKAYKAMAKECVEAWNV, from the coding sequence ATGTTAAAAGTTGCGGTTTTCAACTTCAAAGGTGGGACGGCCAAAAGCACCACGACACTCAACCTCGGTGCTTGCCTTGCCAACAAAAAGCGCTCCCTGTTGCTTGTCGATTTGGATGGGCAACGAACCCTTTCCTTTGGTCTGGGACTCGACGGCCAAAAACCAACGGCTTTGGATTGGCTCCAGGGTCAATCAGTAAAGCCCCGGGAGACCTCTATCAATAATCTCTCGCTCATCCCCGGTGACCTGGGGCTATTTCAACTCAGTGCCGAGTCGGATTTATTCGGTCCGGCGCTGGCAAAGGTCAATCAATTCGATGTCTGCCTGATGGACTGCGCCCCCGGATTGACCGTTACCTCGGTTCAGGCGATTTTGAGTTGCGATCGCATCCTCGTCCCGGTTGTCAGTGAACCCGCTGCACTCAAGGGACTCTCCGAAGCGGTTGAACTGATTCGGGACGAGCGGCCCGATTTGCCGATAGATGTGGTGCGCTGCCGGTATCGCAAACGGTTGACCCTCACGGTTGAGTCAGATTTGCTCCTGTTCGAGGCGGCTCCCGAGTTGGATTTTCGGTTGTTGAATACCTGCATCCCGGATAATATCTCGGTTGCTGAATCTATCGCCCATCAAAAACCCGTCACTAGCTATGCGTCGGGTTCAGTGGGGGCGAAGGCTTATAAGGCAATGGCTAAAGAATGCGTGGAGGCTTGGAATGTCTAA
- a CDS encoding helix-turn-helix domain-containing protein, producing MAIKDINSRELAEITGLAYGTITKLRTQDPSRIDVGTLNLLCMALDCTPGDLLEFVPDEN from the coding sequence ATGGCAATAAAGGATATAAACAGCAGGGAATTAGCAGAAATAACTGGACTGGCGTATGGCACTATCACCAAGCTACGCACACAGGACCCCAGTAGGATTGACGTAGGGACCCTTAACTTGCTCTGCATGGCGCTTGACTGCACCCCAGGGGATCTACTGGAATTTGTACCCGATGAAAATTAA
- a CDS encoding DUF6794 domain-containing protein — protein MSKPIGVSPQPTEPKQQIHPTPDPDSPSGVLIPATIEEAVAELEKMLHPDLIEEIRNETESEFLASQHFELGLWIRLSWRLWRVSIPNKLIQCFQSMEIHHPDAMSSFLLIALWHHLHYSAT, from the coding sequence ATGAGCAAACCCATTGGAGTCAGCCCCCAACCGACAGAACCCAAACAGCAGATTCATCCAACCCCCGACCCCGACTCGCCCAGTGGGGTGTTGATTCCGGCCACGATTGAGGAAGCTGTAGCCGAACTGGAAAAAATGCTACACCCAGACTTAATTGAGGAAATTCGGAACGAGACCGAATCGGAGTTTTTAGCCTCACAACATTTTGAACTAGGGTTGTGGATACGTCTGAGTTGGAGACTATGGAGAGTTAGCATTCCCAACAAGCTAATTCAATGTTTTCAATCTATGGAAATCCATCACCCTGATGCCATGTCGAGTTTTCTGCTCATCGCACTGTGGCATCATTTGCACTATTCAGCAACCTAA
- a CDS encoding glycosyl hydrolase 108 family protein, whose translation MANSNLESALASGITKGIREGVGGAIADGLVGLAAIATLAAILLNFSPTQKPTSTESDPDWNRGVKRGDEVAGYIVGSDVGYRIHPLSGERAFHAGVDIAAPTGTPLFAVGLPGVDRVRVDCGNEPGRAGIFATISSANPSNPSQTFLAMHLSVCNPGEYQPGELFGKVGSTGGSTGPHLHWESRPNGSKESVIPPEYWSLYQVITGKLPPRSSSNLSTGFDAAYEWTLGKEGGCSDHPADRGGRTYKGIIRSVARRHGYSDPCTMPESTVRSIYQAEYWNPARCSQWQTAQMQLACFDTAVNFGVGGWQMFSAQGRRRDGHRYPALPRDERASAQAISQWRLEFRDFRVREAPDQRVFLRGWRNRDRALLEKVK comes from the coding sequence ATGGCGAATAGCAACCTAGAATCAGCCCTTGCCAGTGGTATCACGAAGGGAATTAGGGAAGGAGTTGGGGGTGCGATTGCCGATGGGCTGGTGGGACTCGCGGCGATCGCAACCCTGGCGGCAATCCTTCTCAACTTTTCCCCTACCCAAAAACCCACCTCAACCGAATCTGACCCGGACTGGAACCGAGGGGTTAAGCGCGGGGATGAAGTCGCCGGGTACATCGTCGGCTCGGACGTTGGTTACCGCATCCACCCCCTCAGTGGCGAAAGGGCCTTCCATGCTGGGGTTGATATCGCCGCACCCACGGGCACCCCTTTATTTGCTGTCGGGTTACCTGGGGTGGATAGGGTCCGGGTTGATTGCGGAAATGAGCCGGGAAGGGCTGGAATCTTCGCCACCATCTCTAGCGCCAATCCGTCGAATCCCTCCCAAACTTTCCTCGCCATGCACCTGTCCGTCTGCAACCCCGGCGAGTACCAGCCAGGGGAATTGTTCGGGAAGGTGGGCAGCACCGGCGGGTCAACGGGTCCCCACCTGCACTGGGAATCCAGACCCAACGGGAGCAAGGAAAGCGTGATTCCCCCCGAATATTGGTCACTCTATCAAGTCATCACCGGGAAACTTCCCCCACGTTCATCCTCCAACTTGTCAACAGGTTTCGATGCCGCCTATGAATGGACCCTGGGAAAAGAGGGGGGTTGTTCGGACCATCCGGCAGATAGAGGAGGGCGCACTTATAAAGGAATCATCCGGTCGGTGGCTCGACGGCACGGTTACTCCGACCCCTGCACGATGCCTGAATCGACTGTACGCTCGATATATCAAGCTGAGTATTGGAATCCCGCCCGGTGTAGTCAGTGGCAAACGGCTCAGATGCAACTCGCCTGTTTTGACACGGCGGTGAACTTTGGGGTTGGGGGTTGGCAAATGTTCTCAGCACAGGGGCGACGGCGCGATGGTCATCGGTATCCGGCACTCCCCAGGGATGAGAGGGCTTCCGCGCAGGCGATCTCTCAGTGGCGGCTCGAATTTCGGGATTTTCGGGTCAGGGAAGCGCCGGACCAAAGGGTGTTTCTCCGAGGCTGGCGAAACCGGGACCGCGCATTGCTGGAGAAAGTGAAGTAA
- a CDS encoding Rho termination factor N-terminal domain-containing protein, which yields MVKKEEDTSDPRNYDILYRLDLEQLRLFAAQNKVKGYQTMSKSEIVEAIKELSRINDEQHRKSKRSRRR from the coding sequence ATGGTCAAAAAAGAAGAAGACACATCAGATCCACGGAATTATGACATCCTTTATCGCTTGGATTTGGAGCAACTTAGATTGTTTGCTGCTCAAAACAAGGTTAAGGGCTATCAAACCATGAGTAAATCGGAGATAGTTGAAGCAATCAAGGAATTGAGCCGCATCAACGACGAACAACACAGAAAATCAAAGCGCTCGCGCCGTAGATAA
- a CDS encoding IS630 family transposase, with amino-acid sequence MGARLRVFLTPEEDRTLLELFRATTLPQRVKDRASVVRLNAHGWYVEKIASHFKWSISRVRDTLHRWEKKGLGGLWDKPGRGSKAKWKDADINYVEECLKQEPRTYNSKQLAEKLAAERQVFLSPDRLRRVLKKKGIIWKRTRISHKNKQDPEEKQIKQADLDMLKFAAAAGEIDLKYLDESGFCLWSSVGYTYFPKKEQKRQEQTRIRGRRLSILGIMQPKVGFNYGLAIGIFTSKSYIKMMEIEAEEASVELAKTGRIRVIVQDNGSIHKSLEVQSKWPLWELQGLYIFLLPKYCSEMNEIELEWQHLKRDELAGRMFEDELDLAYAVMAGVESRSTEGDYTAKRVKLNSCSSS; translated from the coding sequence ATGGGCGCTCGCCTGAGAGTATTTTTGACCCCAGAAGAAGATCGAACCTTGTTGGAACTATTCAGGGCAACCACACTACCTCAAAGGGTAAAAGATAGAGCCTCCGTTGTCCGGTTGAATGCTCATGGATGGTATGTAGAAAAAATTGCTAGTCACTTTAAGTGGTCTATTTCTAGAGTCAGGGACACACTGCATCGGTGGGAAAAGAAGGGACTAGGGGGACTGTGGGACAAACCAGGTAGAGGAAGCAAAGCGAAATGGAAAGACGCTGATATAAATTATGTAGAAGAATGTCTTAAGCAGGAGCCACGAACTTATAACAGTAAGCAACTGGCTGAAAAACTAGCGGCAGAACGGCAAGTTTTTCTAAGTCCCGATCGCCTCAGACGGGTACTAAAAAAAAAGGGAATAATTTGGAAACGGACAAGAATCAGTCACAAAAATAAGCAAGACCCGGAAGAAAAGCAGATAAAACAAGCTGACTTAGATATGCTGAAGTTCGCCGCAGCAGCGGGAGAAATTGACTTAAAGTATCTAGATGAGTCGGGTTTTTGTTTATGGAGTTCAGTCGGTTATACCTATTTTCCTAAGAAGGAACAGAAACGTCAGGAACAAACGCGCATACGAGGGAGAAGATTGAGTATCTTAGGAATAATGCAACCGAAAGTTGGCTTCAATTATGGCCTTGCCATTGGAATCTTTACCAGTAAATCTTATATTAAAATGATGGAAATAGAGGCAGAGGAAGCCTCTGTAGAGTTAGCCAAAACAGGCCGAATTCGGGTAATAGTGCAAGATAACGGGTCGATTCATAAAAGTTTAGAAGTTCAGAGTAAATGGCCTTTATGGGAACTCCAAGGATTGTACATTTTTTTACTCCCTAAATACTGCTCAGAAATGAACGAAATTGAATTAGAGTGGCAGCATTTAAAACGTGATGAATTGGCCGGACGTATGTTTGAAGATGAACTAGACCTCGCTTATGCGGTTATGGCCGGTGTAGAATCGCGAAGTACAGAGGGAGACTATACAGCCAAACGGGTTAAGCTTAATTCTTGTTCGTCTTCTTAA